From one Montipora capricornis isolate CH-2021 chromosome 10, ASM3666992v2, whole genome shotgun sequence genomic stretch:
- the LOC138019959 gene encoding ras-related protein Rab-22A-like, whose translation MHRAYQTPGGSIREIKLCLLGDAGVGKSCLVHRFVSDSFNASSPPTIGAAFMTKMMLVGDQAFKFNIWDTAGQERFKSLAPLYYRDAAAAILVYDITSDSSFHALKTWIKELTRYGPPDILIAIAGNKCDKADQREVLEEVAEEFASSVEAIFVETSARTNKNVHWLFEELSRRLPQEQAEAPLGRNSLLQPKQAEEQHPKRSCCSERPPSSPTSEY comes from the exons ATGCATCGAGCTTACCAAACTCCCGGGGGGAGCATCAGAGAGATAAAGCTCTGTCTTCTTGGG GATGCGGGTGTCGGCAAGTCGTGTCTGGTTCATCGCTTTGTCTCTGACTCATTCAATGCTTCTTCGCCGCCCACCATTGG AGCTGCATTTATGACAAAAATGATGCTCGTAGGAGATCAAGCTTTCAAGTTTAATATATGGGACACTGCTGGACAAGAGAGA TTTAAGAGTCTGGCTCCACTGTACTATCGAGATGCAGCAGCAGCTATTTTAGTATATGATATTACAAGTGAT agttcATTTCATGCATTAAAGACATGGATCAAAGAATTAACTCGTTATGGTCCACCTGATATTCTTATTGCTATTGCTGGGAACAAGTGCGATAAAGCTGATCAAAGGGAG GTTCTGGAGGAAGTAGCAGAGGAATTTGCAAGTAGCGTGGAAGCAATCTTTGTGGAAACAAGTGCTCGCACAAACAAAAATGTGCACTGGCTCTTTGAAGAGTTGT CTCGCAGACTCCCCCAAGAACAAGCAGAAGCTCCACTTGGGAGGAACTCTCTTTTGCAACCAAAACAAGCAGAAGAACAACATCCAAAGAGATCTTGCTGCTCCGAAAGACCACCATCATCACCAACATCAGAATATTGA